A portion of the Oscillospiraceae bacterium genome contains these proteins:
- a CDS encoding chorismate mutase, producing MDALEQARAEIDEVDAQLAALFERRMAAVLLVAEYKRAHGLPIFDAAREAAVLEKAAARIHTPALRPYYKDHVQNMMDVAKQYEALILGQNRAAYQGVEGAFAHIALRALFPHAEAVSCPTWDEVFAAVERGDAAHGVVPFENSHAGDVSAVLDLCYNHPDLWVVDVYDLPISQNLLVLPGTQLAEIRSVYSHQQAIAQSETFLKQFHLPATAMLNTAMAAKFVAESGDKTKAAIASAETAALYGLEVLVPRINTDGDNTTRFIVISREKPTAGNRFSLLFTVDNKPGKLAEVIQVIGASGFNMESIKSRPMPHVPFEYYFYVELVGDPTADETGALLQQLDRTCRTVRLLGVYTK from the coding sequence ATGGACGCACTGGAACAAGCCCGTGCCGAGATTGACGAAGTGGACGCCCAGCTGGCTGCCCTGTTTGAGCGGCGCATGGCCGCTGTGCTGCTGGTGGCCGAGTACAAGCGTGCCCACGGCCTGCCGATCTTTGATGCCGCGCGGGAAGCCGCCGTGCTGGAAAAGGCCGCTGCCCGCATCCACACCCCGGCGCTGCGCCCTTATTATAAAGACCATGTCCAGAACATGATGGATGTGGCCAAGCAGTACGAAGCCCTCATTCTGGGCCAGAACCGCGCCGCCTATCAGGGCGTGGAGGGGGCCTTTGCGCACATCGCGCTGCGGGCATTGTTCCCCCACGCCGAGGCCGTGAGCTGCCCCACCTGGGACGAGGTGTTCGCCGCCGTGGAGCGGGGGGACGCTGCCCACGGCGTGGTGCCCTTTGAGAACAGCCACGCGGGCGATGTTTCCGCCGTGCTGGACCTGTGCTACAATCACCCCGACCTGTGGGTGGTGGACGTGTACGACCTGCCCATCTCCCAGAACCTGCTGGTACTGCCCGGCACCCAGCTTGCCGAGATCCGCAGCGTGTACAGTCATCAGCAGGCCATTGCCCAGAGCGAGACCTTCTTAAAGCAGTTCCATCTGCCGGCCACCGCCATGCTCAACACCGCCATGGCCGCCAAGTTCGTGGCCGAAAGCGGCGACAAGACCAAAGCCGCCATTGCCAGCGCCGAGACCGCTGCCCTGTACGGGCTGGAGGTGCTGGTGCCCCGCATCAACACCGACGGCGACAACACCACCCGCTTTATCGTGATCAGCCGCGAAAAGCCCACGGCGGGCAACCGCTTCTCGCTGCTGTTCACCGTGGACAACAAGCCCGGCAAACTCGCCGAGGTGATCCAGGTCATCGGTGCCAGCGGCTTCAATATGGAATCCATCAAGAGTCGGCCCATGCCTCATGTGCCGTTTGAATATTATTTTTATGTCGAGCTGGTGGGCGACCCCACCGCCGACGAGACCGGTGCCCTGCTGCAGCAGCTGGACCGCACCTGCCGCACTGTGCGTTTGTTAGGAGTGTATACAAAATGA
- a CDS encoding 1-acyl-sn-glycerol-3-phosphate acyltransferase yields MSIFRTIAMFLYLFGYMIVHYGTLRRGERALAAGDTETVERLVDRHIPRWSRGILKVTGVTLTVEGLENIPKEGPCVFVGNHRSYYDIPLLLASLDKPHGILAKEELEKIPLLNRWMKLLGCVFVQRDDLRASVRALNDATAIVESGRSFVIFPEGTRYKGEEGGAGEFKNGAFRIAVKTGAPVVPVAITGARALFEAGGNRCHPGRVHICILPPIRTAGMSKAEQKQLPEAVRQTILAKLK; encoded by the coding sequence ATGAGTATTTTTCGCACCATTGCGATGTTTCTGTATCTGTTCGGCTACATGATCGTACACTACGGCACCCTGCGCCGGGGCGAGCGGGCCCTGGCCGCCGGCGACACCGAGACGGTGGAGCGCCTGGTGGACCGGCACATCCCCCGCTGGAGCCGCGGCATCCTGAAGGTGACCGGCGTCACCTTGACCGTGGAAGGGCTGGAGAACATCCCCAAGGAAGGCCCCTGCGTGTTCGTGGGCAACCACCGCAGCTACTACGACATCCCCCTGCTGCTGGCCAGCCTCGACAAGCCCCACGGCATCTTGGCCAAGGAAGAGCTGGAAAAAATTCCCCTGCTGAACCGCTGGATGAAGCTGCTGGGCTGCGTGTTCGTGCAGCGTGACGACCTGCGCGCCTCGGTGCGCGCCCTGAACGACGCCACCGCCATCGTGGAGAGCGGCCGCAGCTTCGTCATCTTCCCGGAGGGCACCCGCTACAAGGGCGAAGAGGGCGGTGCCGGCGAGTTCAAGAACGGTGCATTCCGCATTGCGGTCAAGACCGGTGCCCCGGTGGTTCCGGTGGCCATAACCGGTGCCCGCGCCCTGTTTGAGGCCGGCGGCAACCGCTGCCACCCGGGCCGGGTGCACATCTGCATCCTGCCGCCCATCCGCACCGCCGGCATGAGCAAGGCTGAGCAGAAGCAGCTGCCGGAAGCCGTGCGCCAGACCATTCTGGCCAAGCTGAAATAA
- a CDS encoding DUF624 domain-containing protein, with product MGLFPSANDFKAGKGVEKDAPRKTGVRRFFELVGRDMNSMFLANLLTCLGFVPVISLVYIGFLMNNLPVMLISAAVGGILAGPVLAGMYDTVLRALRDEAGYWWVTYRKAFKRNFKASILPGVLYCVVVTLQIFLVYFCFNMLYHGTNVGVPLWVATVLNLLVFQMLFAYMWPQIALLDQPLSLTLKNSINCMIAFLPHALAASIVQILFWGVVILCMPLGLLLMLVFGFWFVTEVSCQIVYGDLDRVFHIEESIRKLKDAELEAALREDYAAAEDDTEE from the coding sequence ATGGGTCTGTTTCCTTCTGCAAACGATTTCAAGGCGGGCAAGGGCGTTGAAAAGGACGCTCCCCGCAAGACCGGCGTCCGCCGCTTCTTTGAGCTGGTAGGACGCGACATGAACAGCATGTTTCTGGCAAACCTGCTCACCTGCCTGGGCTTTGTGCCGGTGATCAGTCTGGTGTATATCGGCTTCCTGATGAACAACCTGCCGGTCATGCTGATCAGCGCCGCCGTGGGCGGCATCCTGGCCGGGCCGGTGCTGGCCGGGATGTACGACACCGTGCTGCGCGCCCTGCGCGACGAGGCCGGCTACTGGTGGGTGACCTACCGCAAGGCCTTCAAGCGCAACTTCAAGGCCAGCATCCTGCCGGGTGTGCTGTACTGCGTGGTGGTCACGCTGCAGATCTTCCTGGTCTATTTCTGCTTCAACATGCTGTATCACGGCACCAACGTGGGTGTGCCCCTGTGGGTGGCCACGGTGCTGAATCTGCTCGTCTTCCAGATGCTGTTTGCCTACATGTGGCCGCAGATCGCCCTGCTGGACCAGCCCCTGAGCCTGACGCTGAAGAACAGCATCAACTGCATGATCGCCTTCCTGCCCCATGCACTGGCAGCGTCCATCGTGCAGATCCTGTTCTGGGGCGTGGTGATCCTGTGCATGCCGCTGGGCCTGCTGCTCATGCTGGTGTTCGGCTTCTGGTTCGTCACCGAGGTGTCCTGTCAGATCGTGTACGGCGACCTGGACCGGGTGTTCCACATCGAGGAGAGCATCCGCAAGCTGAAGGATGCCGAGCTGGAAGCTGCCCTCCGCGAGGATTACGCCGCCGCGGAGGACGATACCGAGGAATGA